In a genomic window of Erigeron canadensis isolate Cc75 chromosome 5, C_canadensis_v1, whole genome shotgun sequence:
- the LOC122599743 gene encoding sufE-like protein 1, chloroplastic/mitochondrial produces the protein MSFCTSFRQLCTNFPQTSSSILKPLSLQPPSSFPIFTTKHTLSKSFTIVRSTPTKPITPDPFTQPDPDPQIPKKLHEIITLFQSVQDPKAKYEQLLFYGRKLQPLDTQFKIDENKVKGCVSQVWLRAYFDDPVHKNVIFEADSDALITKGLAALLVQGLSGSKVEEIVRISPDFIVSLGLQQSLSPSRNNGFLNMFQLMQKKALMLYVEAEKGGESRNVETAKKDVDLDSRSKSFDFEASSDQGKSFDDVKANGSVIGSRGLRIMEVLNKELKPIELQVDDVSYQHAGHAGVKGSDGETHFNLKVVSKEFEGKSLVKRHRLIYSLLDDELQSGLHALSIEAKTPAEVGI, from the coding sequence ATGTCATTCTGCACATCTTTCCGGCAACTCTGCACCAATTTCCCACAGACATCTTCTTCAATCTTGAAGCCCTTATCTTTACAGCCACCTTCTTCTTTTCCTATCTTCACAACAAAGCACACACTCTCCAAATCATTTACAATCGTCCGATCAACCCCCACAAAGCCGATAACCCCTGACCCATTTACACAACCCGACCCGGATCCACAAATCCCAAAAAAGCTTCATGAAATCATCACCCTTTTTCAATCTGTACAAGACCCAAAAGCCAAATATGAACAGTTATTGTTTTATGGCAGAAAGCTTCAACCTTTAGATACCCAATTCAAGATTGACGAAAATAAAGTCAAAGGGTGTGTTTCTCAAGTATGGTTAAGGGCTTATTTTGATGACCCGGTTCATAAAAATGTAATCTTTGAAGCTGATTCTGATGCTTTGATTACTAAAGGTTTAGCTGCATTGTTGGTTCAGGGTCTTTCGGGTTCGAAAGTCGAAGAGATTGTTCGGATTTCGCCTGATTTCATTGTGTCATTGGGTCTGCAACAGAGTTTGTCTCCTTCAAGGAATAATGggtttttgaatatgtttcagtTAATGCAGAAAAAGGCATTGATGTTGTATGTTGAAGCTGAGAAAGGAGGTGAATCAAGAAACGTTGAGACTGCGAAAAAGGATGTTGATTTGGATTCGCGTtcaaaaagttttgattttgaggCGAGTAGTGATCAGGGTAAGAGTTTTGATGATGTGAAGGCGAATGGGTCGGTTATAGGGAGTAGAGGATTGAGAATTATGGAGGTTTTGAATAAGGAGTTGAAACCGATTGAATTGCAAGTAGACGATGTATCGTACCAGCATGCTGGCCATGCAGGTGTTAAGGGGAGTGATGGGGAGACACATTTTAATTTGAAAGTGGTTTCCAAGGAGTTTGAAGGAAAAAGTTTGGTTAAAAGGCATAGGCTAATTTATTCGTTATTGGACGATGAGTTGCAGAGTGGATTGCACGCATTATCGATAGAGGCTAAGACACCTGCAGAAGTTGGTATTTAG
- the LOC122602255 gene encoding uncharacterized protein LOC122602255 has product MCVGKICMMCTCLIIIVIAVGMVFGFGVFNKGFHKIHNELNYQHSPPPSRYSGRPFIAPPPF; this is encoded by the coding sequence atgtgtgTGGGGAAGATATGCATGATGTGCACGTGTTTGATCATCATAGTCATCGCTGTCGGCATGGTTTTCGGTTTCGGCGTTTTCAACAAAGGCTTTCATAAAATTCATAATGAATTGAATTATCAGCATTCTCCGCCGCCGTCGCGTTACTCCGGCCGTCCGTTTATCGCGCCTCCTCCGTTTTAA
- the LOC122599979 gene encoding BTB/POZ domain-containing protein At1g55760-like, translating into MTDNAYRVDTTSRLAQWRIDNLASCTYRKSDPFKIGIWNWRLVLEKNRTLYIKLYPEISGLCKDNPPIASFIIRVVSSLGGRKSLVHPEIRDKQLKNSEDFIWALEVPLTGKFIIDLEFLDLKTTSPNGGESCSVWTERFTQKDLRATAISSLGRMLTESIHTDIIINASDGSIGAHRAVLAARSPVFLRMFSHDLKEKEMSVINISDMSIEACQAFLSYIYGNIIEQDFLTYRLELLKAAEKYDVMDLKEACHESLLEDIDTNNVLERLQNASLYHLPKLKICCMQYLVRFGKIFDIVDEFDAFIQSADRELIGEVFNEVLSVWKGF; encoded by the exons ATGACCGACAACGCTTATCGGGTTGATACGACGTCGCGGCTAGCTCAATGGCGTATAGACAATTTGGCTTCTTGTACTTATCGTAAATCTGATCCTTTTAAGATCGGTATATGGAACTG GAGATTGGTTCTTGAGAAGAATCGTACATTGTACATTAAATTGTACCCGGAAATTTCGGGTTTATGTAAAGACAACCCTCCTATTGCTTCATTCATCATTCGTGTGGTTTCTTCGTTAGGAGGTCGTAAGTCCTTGGTTCATCCAG AAATTAGAGATAAGCAGCTTAAAAACAGTGAGGATTTCATTTGGGCGCTTGAAGTTCCCCTTACGGGGAAATTCATCATTGATCTTGAATTTCTTGATCTTAAGACTACATCACCAAAC GGTGGTGAATCTTGTTCTGTGTGGACTGAAAGGTTTACACAAAAGGACTTACGAGCAACAGCGATTTCCTCACTAGGCAGAATGTTAACAGAAAGTATTCACACGGATATTATCATCAATGCTTCTGATGGAAGCATTGGGGCCCACCGAGCGGTCCTTGCTGCCAGGTCACCCGTCTTCCTAAGGATGTTCTCCCATGAcctgaaagaaaaagaaatgtcTGTCATAAACATATCAGACATGTCCATTGAAGCTTGTCAAGCTTTTTTAAgctatatatatggtaacatcATAGAACAAGACTTTCTTACTTACAGACTAGAACTTCTGAAAGCAGCTGAAAAGTATGATGTTATGGATCTAAAAGAGGCGTGTCATGAAAGTCTATTAGAAGATATCGATACAAATAATGTGCTCGAGAGGCTTCAAAACGCTTCTCTGTATCATCTTCCAAAGCTGAAGATTTGCTGTATGCAGTATCTTGTGAGGTTTGGTAAGATATTTGACATTGTAGATGAATTTGATGCATTTATACAATCTGCAGACAGGGAACTGATAGGGGAAGTCTTCAATGAAGTTCTGTCTGTTTGGAAAGGTTTCTGA
- the LOC122602059 gene encoding NDR1/HIN1-like protein 6, giving the protein MHSHPFSPQHEPPSLYCTPSHSRVATPSPLPRGFSHMNPSKQTMLTPTSSQIQTQTQTPTQTSELLYQSFPKTRYRLLLRDHRTTDPRIWCCAIVCLIFSILVILFGLTTLIIFLVVKPKNPEFDTNHASLNVIYFDSPGNFNGDFTFLANFSNPNRKLHVRFEYAVLQLYFDNNLIANQSIKPFSQRQKETGVVKIHFISSLVYLPLSHAMELQRQVLSNKVMYTVKGTFRVRVSFGLIHFSYRLHSQCELQMSSPPSGVLMARSCKTER; this is encoded by the coding sequence ATGCATTCCCACCCCTTTTCACCGCAACACGAACCACCGTCGCTCTACTGCACCCCGTCCCACTCGAGAGTCGCCACGCCATCCCCACTACCCCGTGGTTTTTCCCATATGAACCCATCAAAACAAACCATGCTGACACCAACATCAAGCcaaatacaaacacaaacacagaCGCCAACTCAAACATCCGAGCTTCTTTACCAAAGTTTTCCTAAAACAAGATACAGATTGTTGTTAAGAGACCACCGGACAACAGATCCAAGGATTTGGTGTTGTGCTATCGTTTGTTTGATCTTTAGTATACTTGTAATCTTGTTTGGACTCACAACTTTGATCATCTTTCTTGTTGTCAAGCCTAAGAATCCTGAATTTGACACCAACCATGCGAGTCTTAATGTCATATACTTTGATTCGCCAGGGAATTTCAATGGAGACTTCACTTTTCTTGCGAATTTCTCAAACCCCAACAGGAAACTTCACGTGAGATTCGAGTATGCAGTCCTGCAACTATATTTTGACAACAATTTGATTGCGAATCAATCTATTAAACCGTTCAGTCAGAGGCAAAAGGAGACAGGTGTGGTCAAGATTCACTTCATATCGAGTTTAGTTTACCTACCATTAAGTCATGCAATGGAGCTTCAACGGCAGGTGTTGAGCAACAAAGTTATGTATACCGTGAAAGGGACTTTTAGAGTAAGAGTGAGTTTCGGTTTGATTCATTTCTCTTACCGGTTGCACAGTCAATGCGAGTTGCAGATGAGTAGTCCACCATCTGGTGTCCTCATGGCAAGAAGCTGCAAGACTGAGAgatga